Proteins encoded within one genomic window of Eleutherodactylus coqui strain aEleCoq1 chromosome 1, aEleCoq1.hap1, whole genome shotgun sequence:
- the LAMTOR1 gene encoding ragulator complex protein LAMTOR1, with protein sequence MGCCYSGESESGKGDQGERQHLLPPNETLPNRTPNGSEPNSTNNPSARTDEQALLSRILARTAQNIIDVSAVESQGMEQHECMDRARQYSTKLAKLSSNLTHWRKVPPLPSLTAQPHQILASDPVPYADIQQVSKIAAYAFSALSQIRVDAKEDLVVQFGIP encoded by the exons ATGGGCTGCTGCTACAGCGGGGAGTCGGAGAGCGGCAAGGGG GACCAGGGAGAAAGGCAGCACTTGTTGCCCCCCAATGAGACCCTCCCTAACAGGACCCCAAATGGATCGGAACCCAATTCTACAAACAACCCGTCTGCTCGGACGGATGAGCAGGCGCTGCTGTCCCGGATCCTGGCGAGGACCGCACA GAACATCATCGATGTATCAGCCGTAGAGTCCCAGGGGATGGAGCAGCACGAATGTATGGACCGGGCCAGACAGTATAG CACAAAGCTGGCAAAACTCAGCAGCAACCTAACCCACTGGAGGAAGGTGCCCCCTCTGCCCTCGCTCACTGCCCAGCCACACCAAATACTTGCCAGCGACCCAGTCCCTTATGCAGACATACAGCAG GTTTCAAAGATAGCAGCTTACGCCTTCAGTGCACTTTCGCAGATCCGCGTGGACGCCAAGGAGGATCTCGTTGTACAGTTTGGGATCCCATAA